A stretch of the Mycobacterium sp. ITM-2016-00317 genome encodes the following:
- a CDS encoding nuclear transport factor 2 family protein — protein MSTTDELLELEHAGWKSLCEGTGDTFYGTLMTDDAVMVLANGMVMDRESVAAALGQSPPWARYEITDVQLIPISPDTAALVYTGTGWRAGDSEPFVGAMSSVYHRDGGDWKLALYQQSAKS, from the coding sequence ATGAGCACGACGGACGAACTCCTCGAACTGGAGCATGCGGGCTGGAAGTCGCTGTGCGAGGGCACCGGCGACACGTTCTACGGCACCCTGATGACCGACGACGCGGTGATGGTGTTGGCCAACGGGATGGTGATGGACCGCGAGTCGGTCGCCGCGGCGCTGGGCCAGTCCCCGCCGTGGGCGCGGTACGAGATCACCGACGTCCAGTTGATCCCGATCAGCCCCGACACCGCGGCACTGGTCTACACGGGCACGGGCTGGCGCGCCGGCGACAGCGAACCGTTCGTCGGTGCGATGTCGTCGGTGTACCACCGCGACGGTGGCGACTGGAAGCTCGCGCTGTACCAGCAGTCGGCGAAGAGCTGA
- a CDS encoding NAD(P)H-hydrate dehydratase yields the protein MRYLYSDEAIRQAEAPLLASLPDGALMRRAAFGLATAIARELGTVAGRSVCAVVGSGDNGGDALWAATFLRRRGAHASAVLLNPERAHKKALAAFLRAGGRVVATVSTTTDLVIDGVVGISGSGPLRPGAAEVFDAVADAGIPVVAVDLPSGVDVQTGAAEGPHVRPALTVTFGGLKPVHVLGDCGRVELVDIGLDLAPTALRAFDAEDVAARWPVPGPDDDKYSQGVTGVMAGSATYPGAGILCTGAAVAATSGMVRYAGTAAAEVVSHWPEVIATADHTTAGRVQAWVVGPGFGTDERAAAALVFALESDLPVIVDADGLTILAAHPELVADRAAPTVLTPHAGEFARLAGGPPGADRVGATCRLADRLGVTVLLKGNVTVVAAPGGPVHLNAAGNSWAATAGSGDVLSGVIGALLAAGLPADEAAAAAAFVHARAANLSARDPGPAAAPTSSSRILAHLRTALGSIL from the coding sequence ATGCGGTACCTCTACAGCGACGAGGCCATCCGGCAGGCCGAAGCGCCGCTGCTGGCCTCGCTGCCCGACGGCGCCCTGATGCGCCGGGCGGCGTTCGGGTTGGCGACCGCGATCGCCCGCGAGTTGGGCACGGTCGCAGGCAGGTCGGTGTGCGCGGTCGTGGGTTCGGGCGACAACGGCGGGGACGCGCTGTGGGCGGCGACGTTCCTGCGCCGCCGCGGCGCCCACGCGTCGGCGGTGCTGCTCAACCCCGAGCGTGCCCACAAGAAGGCGCTCGCGGCGTTCCTGCGTGCGGGTGGGCGCGTGGTCGCAACCGTGTCGACCACAACGGATCTGGTGATCGACGGGGTCGTCGGCATCTCGGGCTCGGGGCCGCTGCGCCCAGGCGCGGCGGAGGTGTTCGACGCCGTCGCCGACGCCGGGATCCCGGTGGTCGCGGTCGACCTGCCCAGCGGCGTCGACGTGCAGACCGGTGCGGCCGAGGGCCCGCACGTCCGGCCGGCCCTGACGGTCACCTTCGGAGGTCTCAAACCCGTGCACGTGCTGGGGGACTGCGGGCGGGTCGAACTCGTCGACATCGGGCTCGACCTCGCCCCCACCGCGCTGCGGGCGTTCGACGCCGAGGACGTCGCGGCCCGCTGGCCGGTCCCGGGACCCGACGACGACAAGTACAGCCAGGGCGTCACCGGAGTGATGGCCGGCTCGGCGACCTACCCGGGTGCGGGGATCCTGTGCACCGGCGCCGCGGTGGCCGCGACCTCCGGGATGGTCCGCTACGCCGGAACCGCCGCCGCGGAGGTCGTCTCGCACTGGCCAGAGGTGATCGCCACCGCCGACCACACGACCGCGGGCCGGGTGCAGGCCTGGGTGGTCGGCCCGGGTTTCGGCACCGACGAGCGCGCCGCGGCGGCCCTGGTCTTCGCGCTGGAGAGCGATCTGCCGGTGATCGTCGACGCGGACGGCCTGACGATTCTGGCGGCGCACCCCGAGCTCGTCGCCGACCGCGCCGCGCCCACCGTGCTGACCCCGCACGCCGGGGAGTTCGCCCGCCTGGCCGGCGGACCCCCGGGCGCCGACCGGGTCGGCGCCACGTGCAGGCTGGCCGACCGGCTCGGCGTCACCGTGCTGCTGAAGGGCAACGTCACCGTCGTCGCGGCACCTGGGGGTCCGGTGCACCTCAACGCCGCGGGGAATTCGTGGGCCGCCACGGCCGGCTCGGGTGACGTGCTCTCCGGTGTCATCGGCGCGCTGCTGGCCGCGGGCCTACCCGCCGACGAGGCCGCCGCGGCCGCGGCATTCGTGCACGCCCGCGCCGCCAACCTGTCCGCCCGCGACCCCGGACCCGCCGCCGCGCCCACGTCGTCGTCGCGCATCCTGGCCCATCTGCGAACAGCGCTGGGCTCCATCCTCTAG
- a CDS encoding glutamate decarboxylase has translation MPNVSRHSSLMPAYTGRMSTTPVPALRLPDDSMDSEQTYRFIHDELMLDGSSRLNLATFVTTWMDPEADQLMSETFDKNMIDKDEYPVTAAIEQRCVCMVADLFHAEDLRDDDPSTAIGVSTVGSSEAVMLAGLAMKWRWRAKQEKAGADWKSRTPNLVMGSNVQVVWEKFCRYFDVEARYLPMEKGRYVITPEQVVDAVDENTIGVVGILGTTYTGEFEPVREICAALDTVAAERGLDVPVHVDAASGGFVAPFLHPDVVWDFRLPRVASINVSGHKYGLTYPGIGFVVWRNAEHLPEELVFRVNYLGGDMPTFTLNFSRPGNQVVGQYYNFLRLGREGYTQVMRSLSDTAQWLARELEGMPGPDGQPVFEVISDGSAIPVVAFKLVEGTKFTVFDISALLRGFGWQVPAYTMPDNASDVAVLRVVVREGFSANLARALRDDLRKVLGKLDEVGIGDFSDEQHFAH, from the coding sequence ATGCCCAACGTCTCCCGCCATTCGTCGCTGATGCCCGCCTACACCGGCCGGATGTCCACCACCCCGGTGCCCGCCCTGCGGCTGCCCGACGACTCGATGGACTCCGAACAGACCTACCGGTTCATCCACGACGAGCTGATGCTCGACGGGAGTTCACGGCTGAACCTCGCCACCTTCGTCACCACCTGGATGGACCCCGAGGCCGACCAGCTGATGTCGGAGACGTTCGACAAGAACATGATCGACAAGGACGAATACCCGGTCACCGCGGCGATCGAGCAGCGCTGCGTGTGCATGGTCGCCGACCTGTTCCACGCTGAGGACCTGCGCGACGACGACCCGTCCACCGCGATCGGGGTGTCCACCGTCGGCTCCAGCGAGGCGGTCATGCTCGCCGGGCTGGCGATGAAGTGGCGCTGGCGGGCCAAGCAGGAGAAGGCGGGTGCGGACTGGAAGTCCCGCACGCCGAACCTGGTGATGGGCTCCAACGTGCAGGTGGTCTGGGAGAAGTTCTGCCGGTACTTCGACGTCGAGGCGCGCTATCTGCCGATGGAGAAGGGGCGCTACGTCATCACCCCCGAGCAGGTGGTCGACGCCGTCGACGAGAACACCATCGGGGTGGTCGGGATCCTGGGCACCACCTACACCGGTGAGTTCGAACCCGTCCGGGAGATCTGCGCCGCACTCGACACCGTGGCCGCCGAGCGGGGTCTGGACGTTCCGGTGCACGTCGACGCGGCCAGCGGCGGCTTCGTGGCGCCGTTCCTGCACCCGGACGTGGTGTGGGATTTCCGGCTGCCGCGGGTGGCGTCGATCAACGTCAGCGGCCACAAGTACGGGCTGACCTACCCCGGCATCGGCTTCGTGGTGTGGCGCAACGCCGAGCATCTCCCCGAGGAACTGGTGTTCCGGGTCAACTACCTGGGCGGCGACATGCCCACGTTCACGCTGAACTTCTCCCGGCCCGGCAACCAGGTGGTCGGCCAGTACTACAACTTCCTGCGGCTGGGCCGCGAGGGGTACACGCAGGTGATGCGCAGCCTGTCAGACACCGCGCAGTGGCTGGCCCGCGAACTGGAGGGGATGCCGGGCCCGGACGGCCAGCCGGTCTTCGAGGTGATCTCCGACGGCTCGGCGATCCCGGTGGTGGCCTTCAAGCTGGTCGAGGGCACCAAATTCACCGTGTTCGACATCTCGGCGCTGCTGCGCGGCTTCGGCTGGCAGGTGCCCGCCTACACGATGCCCGACAACGCCAGCGACGTCGCGGTGCTGCGGGTGGTGGTCCGTGAGGGCTTCTCGGCGAACCTGGCCCGCGCGCTGCGCGACGACCTGCGGAAGGTGCTCGGCAAGCTGGACGAGGTGGGCATCGGCGACTTCTCCGATGAGCAGCATTTCGCCCACTGA
- the alr gene encoding alanine racemase, with product MPQALPTATVDLDAIANNVAVLREHAGSAAVMAVVKADGYGHGATAVARAALAAGAAELGVATLQEALALRGDGITARVLAWLHPPGTDFAPALLADVDVAVSSGRQLDDVLDAVARTGRTANVTVKVDTGLSRNGVGEAEYPAVVDALHRAQSDGAVRVRGLMSHLAHGDTPDHPFNDVQARRLTEMAASARSRGVAYEVVHLSNSPATMTRPDLAFDLVRPGIAVYGQTPIPERGDMGLRPAMTVRCPVVKVRPVRAGDAVSYGHTWTALADTTLALIPAGYADGVFRALSNRFEVSINGRRYPNVGRVCMDQFVVDLGPGRVDVAEGDDAILFGPGTDGEPTAQDWAELLDTINYEVVTSPRGRIGRTYVGGPR from the coding sequence ATGCCCCAGGCTCTGCCGACCGCGACCGTCGACCTGGACGCGATCGCCAACAACGTCGCTGTGCTGCGCGAACATGCCGGTTCAGCGGCGGTGATGGCTGTCGTCAAGGCCGACGGGTACGGCCACGGCGCCACTGCGGTGGCCCGGGCCGCGCTCGCCGCGGGGGCGGCCGAACTGGGTGTCGCCACCCTCCAGGAGGCGCTGGCGCTGCGCGGTGACGGGATCACCGCCCGGGTGCTGGCCTGGCTGCATCCGCCGGGCACCGATTTCGCGCCCGCGCTGCTGGCCGACGTCGACGTGGCGGTGTCCTCGGGACGCCAACTCGACGACGTCCTGGACGCGGTCGCGCGCACCGGACGCACCGCGAACGTGACGGTCAAGGTCGACACCGGGCTGAGCCGCAACGGGGTCGGGGAAGCCGAGTACCCGGCCGTGGTGGACGCGTTGCACCGCGCGCAGAGCGACGGCGCGGTGCGGGTGCGCGGGCTGATGTCACATCTGGCCCACGGCGACACCCCCGATCACCCGTTCAACGACGTGCAGGCGCGTCGGCTGACCGAGATGGCAGCCTCGGCGCGGTCCCGCGGCGTCGCGTACGAGGTCGTGCACCTGAGCAATTCGCCTGCCACGATGACCCGCCCGGACCTGGCGTTCGACCTGGTGCGCCCGGGCATCGCGGTGTACGGGCAGACACCGATCCCCGAGCGCGGGGACATGGGGCTGCGCCCGGCGATGACGGTGCGCTGCCCGGTGGTGAAGGTGCGGCCGGTGCGCGCCGGTGACGCCGTGTCCTACGGGCACACCTGGACCGCGCTGGCGGACACCACGCTGGCGCTGATCCCGGCCGGGTATGCCGACGGGGTGTTCCGCGCGCTGAGTAACCGCTTCGAGGTCTCGATCAACGGCCGCCGGTACCCGAATGTGGGACGGGTCTGCATGGACCAGTTCGTGGTGGATCTCGGTCCCGGCCGGGTGGATGTGGCGGAGGGTGACGACGCGATCCTGTTCGGGCCGGGCACCGACGGTGAGCCGACCGCGCAGGACTGGGCGGAACTGCTGGACACCATCAACTACGAGGTGGTGACCAGCCCGCGGGGCCGGATCGGCCGCACGTATGTGGGCGGTCCGCGATGA
- a CDS encoding alpha/beta hydrolase — MSRGRGWLAGAAGVAAVGSAAGVSVARSLRRRVTPEDPHRDEDFELLDADRGCVVTTPDGVPLTVREVGPTDAPLTVVFSHGFSLRMGSFHFQRDRLTEQWGDQVRMVFYDQRGHGLSGEAPPRTYTVEQLGQDLESVLAVMAPKGPVVLVGHSMGGMTVLSHARQYPQRYPTRVVGVALIASAAEGVSRSPVGEILRNPALEAVRFAARYAPKVVHRSRGAARKVIAPILRAASYGDEKISPSVVAFSERMMHDTPVTTLVEFLHALEVHDETAALETLGKVPTLIACGDRDLLTPVEYSREMASALSKSELVIVGGAGHLVQLERPEVINDALVRLVERATPSKLVALTRRVKERIRSHG; from the coding sequence ATGAGCCGGGGCCGGGGTTGGCTCGCCGGCGCAGCAGGCGTGGCCGCCGTGGGGTCCGCGGCCGGGGTGTCGGTGGCGCGATCGCTCCGACGCCGGGTGACACCCGAGGACCCGCACCGGGACGAGGACTTCGAACTCCTCGACGCCGACCGGGGCTGCGTGGTGACCACCCCGGACGGGGTTCCGCTGACGGTGCGTGAGGTGGGGCCCACCGACGCCCCGCTGACCGTGGTGTTCTCGCACGGGTTCTCGCTGCGGATGGGGTCGTTCCACTTCCAGCGTGACCGCCTGACCGAGCAGTGGGGCGATCAGGTTCGGATGGTGTTCTACGACCAGCGTGGGCACGGCCTGTCCGGCGAGGCCCCGCCGCGGACCTACACCGTCGAACAGCTCGGCCAGGATCTGGAGAGCGTGCTGGCGGTGATGGCGCCGAAGGGGCCCGTGGTGCTGGTCGGACATTCCATGGGCGGGATGACCGTGCTCTCGCACGCCCGCCAGTACCCGCAGCGTTATCCGACGCGCGTGGTCGGCGTCGCATTGATCGCGTCTGCGGCCGAAGGGGTTTCACGCTCGCCGGTGGGCGAGATCCTGCGCAACCCGGCGCTGGAGGCGGTGCGCTTCGCGGCGAGGTACGCACCGAAGGTGGTGCACCGCAGCCGAGGCGCCGCGCGGAAGGTGATCGCGCCGATCCTGCGCGCGGCGTCCTACGGCGACGAGAAGATCAGCCCCAGCGTGGTGGCGTTCTCCGAGCGGATGATGCACGACACCCCGGTCACCACGCTGGTGGAGTTCCTGCACGCGCTCGAGGTGCACGACGAGACCGCCGCGCTGGAGACGCTGGGCAAGGTGCCGACGCTGATCGCGTGCGGTGATCGCGATCTGCTGACGCCGGTGGAGTACTCCAGGGAGATGGCGTCGGCGCTGAGCAAGTCCGAGCTCGTGATCGTCGGCGGCGCCGGGCATCTGGTCCAGTTGGAGCGGCCGGAGGTCATCAACGACGCGCTGGTGCGTCTGGTGGAGCGGGCCACGCCGTCGAAGCTGGTGGCACTGACTCGTCGGGTGAAGGAGCGGATCCGGTCCCATGGATGA
- the tsaE gene encoding tRNA (adenosine(37)-N6)-threonylcarbamoyltransferase complex ATPase subunit type 1 TsaE, which produces MDDRAGNIELLGVDDTIALGARLGRQLRAGDVVVLSGPLGAGKTVLAKGIAQALDVEGPVVSPTFVLARVHPARRDGAPAMVHVDLYRLLDQESVDLLAELDSLDLDTDLDDAVVVVEWGEGLAERLSDSHLDIRLERTADTDARTAIWQWSRP; this is translated from the coding sequence ATGGATGATCGCGCGGGCAACATCGAACTGCTCGGCGTCGACGACACGATTGCGCTGGGCGCCAGGCTGGGCCGACAGCTGCGCGCCGGCGACGTCGTCGTGCTGTCGGGGCCGTTGGGTGCGGGAAAGACAGTGCTGGCCAAGGGGATAGCGCAGGCCCTGGATGTGGAGGGCCCGGTGGTGTCGCCGACGTTCGTGCTGGCCCGGGTGCACCCGGCGCGGCGCGACGGCGCACCGGCGATGGTGCACGTCGACCTGTACCGGCTGCTCGACCAGGAGTCGGTCGACCTGCTCGCCGAACTGGATTCGCTGGACCTCGACACCGATCTCGACGACGCCGTGGTGGTCGTCGAGTGGGGCGAGGGCCTGGCCGAAAGGCTGTCGGACAGCCACCTCGACATCCGGCTGGAGCGGACGGCCGACACCGATGCGCGGACCGCGATCTGGCAGTGGAGCAGGCCATGA
- the tsaB gene encoding tRNA (adenosine(37)-N6)-threonylcarbamoyltransferase complex dimerization subunit type 1 TsaB — MSRLVLAIDTATPAVTAGVVRVDGDEVEVLAEQVTVDARAHAERLTPNVVDALRIAGVTVDQLDAVVVGCGPGPFTGLRVGMATAAAFGHALGVPVRGVCTLDAIAVGTSGDVLVVTDARRREVYWARYRDGRRFDGPAVNAAADVPPGADSVAGSPEHAAMFALPRLAPVYPTAAGLVAAVDDWVADPAPLVPLYLRRPDAKPSQAVSR; from the coding sequence ATGAGCAGACTCGTGTTGGCGATCGACACGGCCACCCCCGCGGTGACGGCCGGGGTCGTGCGGGTGGACGGTGACGAGGTCGAGGTGCTGGCCGAGCAGGTCACCGTGGACGCCAGGGCGCACGCCGAGCGGTTGACACCGAACGTCGTTGACGCGCTGCGTATCGCGGGCGTGACGGTCGATCAGCTCGACGCCGTGGTGGTGGGTTGTGGCCCCGGTCCGTTCACCGGTCTGCGGGTCGGGATGGCGACGGCGGCGGCCTTCGGGCATGCGCTCGGTGTCCCCGTGCGCGGGGTGTGCACCCTGGATGCGATCGCGGTCGGTACGTCCGGCGATGTCCTGGTCGTCACCGATGCCCGCCGCCGCGAGGTGTACTGGGCGCGTTACCGCGATGGGCGACGGTTCGACGGGCCTGCGGTCAACGCTGCCGCCGATGTGCCTCCGGGGGCCGACTCGGTGGCAGGGTCACCGGAGCACGCCGCGATGTTCGCGCTGCCCCGGCTGGCTCCGGTGTATCCGACGGCGGCGGGTCTGGTTGCCGCAGTGGATGATTGGGTCGCGGATCCCGCTCCGTTGGTGCCGCTGTACCTGCGCAGGCCGGACGCCAAACCGTCGCAGGCGGTGTCGCGGTGA
- the rimI gene encoding ribosomal protein S18-alanine N-acetyltransferase, with protein sequence MTVEYGLLTPADAARCAELEAQLFDGDDPWPERAFVAELAANHNHYVAARVEDKLVGYAGIARLGRFTPYEYEIHTVGVDPAYQGKGIGRGMLARLIDYAGDGAIYLEVRTDNAAAIALYESEGFVRVGVRKRYYRVSGADAYTMKREKP encoded by the coding sequence GTGACTGTCGAGTACGGGCTGCTGACGCCGGCGGACGCCGCGCGGTGTGCGGAGCTGGAAGCCCAGTTGTTCGACGGCGACGACCCGTGGCCGGAGCGCGCTTTCGTTGCCGAACTGGCCGCCAACCACAACCACTACGTCGCGGCGCGGGTGGAGGACAAGCTGGTCGGGTATGCGGGCATCGCGCGCCTGGGCCGGTTCACGCCCTATGAGTACGAGATCCACACCGTGGGGGTGGATCCGGCCTATCAGGGCAAGGGCATCGGGCGGGGCATGCTCGCCCGGCTGATCGACTATGCCGGCGACGGGGCGATCTACCTGGAGGTGCGCACCGACAACGCCGCGGCGATCGCGCTCTACGAGAGCGAAGGCTTCGTGAGAGTCGGTGTGCGCAAACGGTACTACCGGGTCAGCGGCGCGGATGCGTACACCATGAAACGGGAGAAGCCATGA
- the tsaD gene encoding tRNA (adenosine(37)-N6)-threonylcarbamoyltransferase complex transferase subunit TsaD, translating to MIILAIESSCDETGVGIAELGDDGTVTLLADEVASSVDEHARFGGVVPEIASRAHLEALGPTMRRALETAGVTKPDVVAATIGPGLAGALLVGVAAAKAYAAAWQVPFYAVNHLGGHLAADVYDHGPLPESIGLLVSGGHTNLLHVRSLGEPIVELGATVDDAAGEAYDKIARLLGLGYPGGRVLDELAREGDPAAITFPRGMTGPRDDPYAFSFSGLKTAVARYVERHPEASQADVAAGFQEAVADVLTAKAVRAAKELGVSTLLIAGGVAANSRLRELALQRCEEAGMTLRIPRPRLCTDNGAMIASFAAHLIAAGAEPSPLDAASDPGLPVVQGQVA from the coding sequence ATGATCATCCTGGCCATCGAGAGTTCGTGCGACGAGACCGGCGTCGGCATTGCCGAACTCGGCGACGACGGGACGGTGACGCTGCTGGCCGACGAGGTGGCCTCCAGCGTCGACGAGCACGCCCGGTTCGGCGGTGTGGTGCCCGAGATCGCCTCACGTGCGCACCTGGAGGCGTTGGGGCCGACGATGCGGCGTGCGTTGGAGACGGCCGGGGTGACCAAGCCCGACGTGGTCGCCGCAACGATTGGGCCGGGGTTGGCCGGTGCGCTGCTGGTGGGGGTGGCCGCGGCCAAGGCGTACGCGGCGGCGTGGCAGGTGCCGTTCTATGCGGTCAACCACCTCGGCGGGCATCTGGCCGCAGACGTGTACGACCACGGTCCGCTGCCGGAGAGCATCGGGCTGCTGGTGTCGGGTGGGCACACGAATCTGCTGCATGTGCGGTCGCTAGGGGAACCGATCGTCGAGTTGGGCGCCACGGTCGACGACGCGGCGGGTGAGGCGTACGACAAGATCGCCCGGCTGCTGGGGCTGGGGTATCCGGGCGGCCGGGTGCTTGATGAGCTTGCGCGCGAGGGCGATCCGGCTGCGATCACCTTTCCGCGGGGGATGACGGGTCCGCGCGACGACCCGTACGCGTTCAGCTTCTCTGGGCTCAAGACGGCGGTGGCGCGATATGTCGAGCGGCATCCGGAGGCGTCCCAGGCCGATGTGGCGGCGGGGTTCCAGGAGGCGGTCGCTGACGTGCTGACCGCGAAGGCGGTGCGGGCGGCCAAGGAACTCGGGGTGTCGACGCTGCTGATCGCCGGGGGAGTGGCGGCGAACTCGCGGCTGCGCGAACTGGCGCTGCAGCGGTGTGAGGAGGCCGGGATGACTCTGCGGATCCCGCGGCCGCGGCTGTGCACCGACAACGGCGCGATGATCGCGTCGTTCGCGGCGCACCTGATCGCCGCGGGGGCGGAGCCGTCGCCGTTGGACGCGGCCAGTGATCCGGGACTGCCGGTGGTGCAGGGGCAGGTGGCGTGA
- a CDS encoding nuclear transport factor 2 family protein gives MSLSDKLAITELLYRYAELIDAGDFDGVGELLGRGHFMGVAGADAVAGLFAATTRRFPEHGNTPRTRHLVLNPIVDIDGDTAVARSTFCVVQCTDVVALAPIVVGRYADTFARDAEGWCFTSRTVDVEMVGDVSDHLMMDLGRLGQNGGGSSP, from the coding sequence GTGAGTCTGTCAGACAAGCTGGCGATCACCGAACTGTTGTACCGCTACGCCGAGTTGATCGACGCAGGCGACTTCGACGGAGTCGGTGAGCTTCTCGGACGGGGCCACTTCATGGGTGTCGCGGGCGCCGACGCTGTCGCGGGCTTGTTCGCCGCCACCACACGCCGGTTTCCCGAACACGGGAACACCCCGCGCACAAGGCATCTGGTGTTGAATCCGATCGTGGACATCGATGGCGACACCGCCGTCGCGCGCTCGACGTTCTGTGTAGTGCAGTGCACCGACGTGGTCGCGCTCGCGCCGATCGTGGTGGGGCGGTACGCCGACACGTTCGCCCGCGACGCGGAAGGCTGGTGCTTCACTTCGCGCACAGTCGATGTGGAGATGGTCGGGGACGTTTCCGACCACTTGATGATGGACCTCGGCCGCCTCGGTCAGAACGGCGGAGGGTCGTCTCCGTAG
- a CDS encoding DUF222 domain-containing protein has protein sequence MFDNSGVPEPEQLAGLSAAELVDAARASARAENAACARKLAVMAELFIRRTDLPAGDRELWWIDPDAAVTAELGSAQHITAGLASAQAHRGVALRDRLPKVFALFLAGQISEMLVRAIVWRTYLITDPTVMAAVDAELAAEISGWGAKSVTKTEIEIDALVARHDRDAVRTKKESVIEPAVQFGSPTDPPGFTTLWARLFAGDAAIAEQLMDQMAFSVCEDDPRSLDHRRAAAITARLTGNTTPTTLACGCDNTTCPGTDHPRPVRDTTLYILTDPTPDTPENTAGAEETRGAEAPGANKESKNDAGSDTDNRESGGVDEDGAEEPDIEAAGGEEPATQEAAPAPRTRPAYIFGAGLTPTRLLAQMCEGARIRPLIHPGMSGPEPRYTPSRALAEFIRCRDLTCRFPGCDAPATLADIDHTVPYPLGPTHASNLKALCRFHHLLKTFWTGATGWRDRQYPDGTVVWTAPTGHTYTTHPGSRLLFPALCTPTGTLWTGDPPEQVISDHRGAMMPRRRNTRAHNRARSIEAERRRNRKQRAPDSESTRAHPEPRSHTPWESATGWREPDYGDDPPPF, from the coding sequence ATGTTCGACAATTCGGGGGTCCCGGAGCCCGAGCAGCTGGCCGGGTTGTCGGCGGCGGAGTTGGTCGATGCCGCCCGGGCCAGTGCCCGCGCCGAGAACGCCGCATGCGCCCGGAAGTTGGCGGTGATGGCCGAACTGTTCATCCGCCGCACCGACCTGCCCGCCGGAGACCGCGAGCTGTGGTGGATCGACCCCGACGCCGCGGTCACCGCCGAACTGGGCTCCGCCCAGCACATCACCGCCGGCCTGGCTTCGGCTCAAGCCCACCGCGGTGTGGCATTACGGGACCGGCTGCCGAAGGTGTTCGCGCTGTTTCTGGCCGGCCAGATCAGCGAGATGCTGGTCCGGGCCATCGTCTGGCGCACCTACCTGATCACCGACCCGACGGTGATGGCTGCCGTCGATGCGGAGCTGGCCGCCGAGATCAGCGGCTGGGGAGCGAAGTCGGTGACCAAGACCGAGATCGAGATCGACGCGCTGGTGGCCCGCCACGACCGCGACGCGGTGCGCACCAAAAAAGAATCCGTCATCGAACCCGCAGTCCAGTTCGGCAGCCCCACCGATCCGCCCGGGTTCACCACCCTGTGGGCGCGACTGTTCGCCGGGGACGCCGCCATCGCCGAACAACTGATGGACCAGATGGCGTTCAGCGTGTGCGAAGACGACCCCCGCAGCCTCGACCACCGCCGCGCCGCGGCCATCACCGCCCGCCTGACCGGCAACACCACGCCCACCACCCTGGCCTGCGGCTGCGACAACACCACCTGCCCCGGCACCGACCACCCCCGACCGGTCCGCGACACCACCCTCTACATCCTCACCGACCCCACCCCCGACACCCCCGAGAACACCGCTGGCGCCGAGGAGACCCGCGGCGCCGAGGCCCCCGGCGCCAACAAGGAAAGCAAGAACGACGCCGGTTCGGACACCGACAACCGCGAGAGCGGCGGCGTCGACGAGGATGGCGCCGAAGAGCCTGACATCGAAGCGGCCGGCGGCGAAGAGCCTGCTACCCAGGAGGCGGCCCCCGCGCCGCGGACCAGGCCGGCCTATATCTTCGGGGCCGGGCTCACCCCGACCCGGCTGCTGGCCCAGATGTGCGAAGGCGCCCGGATCCGCCCGCTCATCCACCCCGGAATGTCCGGACCCGAACCGCGCTACACCCCGTCGCGGGCGCTGGCCGAGTTCATCCGCTGCCGAGACCTCACCTGCCGCTTCCCCGGCTGCGACGCCCCGGCCACCCTGGCCGACATCGACCACACCGTGCCCTACCCGCTCGGACCCACCCACGCCTCAAACCTCAAAGCCCTGTGCCGTTTTCACCACTTACTGAAAACGTTCTGGACCGGCGCCACCGGATGGCGCGACCGCCAATACCCCGACGGCACCGTCGTCTGGACCGCACCCACCGGCCACACCTACACCACCCACCCCGGCAGCCGCCTGCTGTTCCCCGCCCTCTGCACACCCACCGGCACGTTGTGGACCGGCGACCCACCCGAACAGGTGATCAGCGACCACCGCGGTGCCATGATGCCCCGACGTCGAAACACCCGCGCCCACAACCGGGCCCGATCGATCGAGGCCGAGCGTCGGCGCAATCGCAAGCAACGCGCACCAGACAGCGAGAGCACGCGAGCACACCCTGAACCACGCAGTCATACCCCGTGGGAATCAGCCACCGGATGGCGTGAACCCGACTACGGAGACGACCCTCCGCCGTTCTGA
- the groES gene encoding co-chaperone GroES has translation MASVNIKPLEDKILVQANEAETTTASGLVIPDTAKEKPQEGTVVAVGPGRWDEDGEKRIPLDVSEGDVVIYSKYGGTEIKYNGEEYLILSARDVLAVVSK, from the coding sequence GTGGCGAGCGTGAACATCAAGCCACTCGAGGACAAGATCCTCGTTCAGGCCAACGAGGCCGAGACCACGACCGCTTCCGGTCTGGTCATCCCCGACACCGCCAAGGAGAAGCCGCAGGAAGGCACCGTCGTCGCAGTTGGCCCCGGCCGCTGGGATGAGGACGGCGAGAAGCGGATTCCCCTGGACGTGTCGGAGGGCGACGTCGTCATCTACAGCAAGTACGGCGGCACCGAGATCAAGTACAACGGCGAGGAGTACCTGATCCTCTCGGCCCGCGACGTGCTGGCTGTCGTCTCCAAGTAA